A window of Aeromicrobium sp. Root236 contains these coding sequences:
- a CDS encoding DUF1295 domain-containing protein, with the protein MTTTQASRTESMVRVTVAYAVAIGAGAAWFAWGPETSWLWLDGLIADLIATLVIFAASRMHHNSSFYDAYWSVIPPLLMLAWWIESGTPADDTRSWVVMAVIMLWAVRLTVNWIQTFPGLHHEDWRYPMVRERAGKAEAVVDLMGIHVFPTLQVFLGTLPAYVVVTRPGRDLGWVDALAVLVGVGAVAIELTADIQMHRFIRTREPGQVMDQGLWAWSRHPNYFGEVSFWVSLAIFGMAADPDAWWVFAGAACMYAMFQLASIPMMEQRSLERRPAYASVVERVPRFVPRPPRRVRAGA; encoded by the coding sequence ATGACCACAACGCAGGCGAGCAGGACCGAGTCGATGGTGCGCGTCACCGTGGCGTACGCGGTGGCAATCGGCGCCGGCGCCGCATGGTTTGCGTGGGGTCCCGAGACGTCGTGGCTGTGGCTCGACGGCTTGATCGCCGACCTGATCGCCACGCTCGTGATCTTCGCGGCGAGCCGGATGCACCACAACTCGAGCTTCTACGACGCGTACTGGAGCGTCATCCCGCCGCTGCTGATGCTGGCGTGGTGGATCGAGTCCGGGACGCCGGCCGACGATACACGGAGCTGGGTGGTGATGGCGGTCATCATGCTCTGGGCGGTGCGGCTCACCGTGAACTGGATCCAGACGTTCCCCGGCCTGCACCACGAGGACTGGCGCTACCCCATGGTGCGGGAGCGGGCCGGCAAGGCCGAAGCCGTCGTCGACCTCATGGGCATCCACGTCTTCCCGACCCTGCAGGTGTTCCTCGGGACGCTGCCCGCGTACGTCGTGGTGACCCGGCCGGGTCGGGACCTCGGCTGGGTCGACGCCCTCGCCGTCCTCGTGGGCGTGGGTGCGGTCGCGATCGAGCTCACGGCCGACATCCAGATGCACCGGTTCATCCGCACGCGCGAGCCCGGGCAGGTCATGGACCAGGGTCTGTGGGCCTGGTCGCGGCACCCCAACTACTTCGGCGAGGTCAGCTTCTGGGTCTCCTTGGCGATCTTCGGCATGGCCGCCGATCCCGACGCGTGGTGGGTGTTCGCCGGCGCTGCCTGCATGTACGCGATGTTCCAGCTCGCGAGCATCCCGATGATGGAGCAACGGAGCCTGGAGCGCCGCCCGGCGTACGCCTCGGTGGTCGAGCGGGTGCCCCGGTTCGTGCCGCGTCCCCCGCGTCGCGTTCGCGCCGGCGCATGA
- the dmpG gene encoding 4-hydroxy-2-oxovalerate aldolase produces the protein MTAAPVSGVDASVDALARTWSQTDPSSDLDLRLTDTCLRDGSHHKRHQFVPQEVRDIVGALDEAGIPVIEVTHGDGLGGSSFNYGFSATPEQELIKLAAETAKRARIAFLMLPGVGTKDDIRAAQDNGGQICRIATHCTEADTSGQHFGLARELGLETVGFLMMSHTQSPEVLAKQARIMVDAGCQCVYVVDSAGALVMEGVADRVSALVAEIGNEATIGFHGHENLGLGVANTVIAARAGATQIDGSVRRFGAGAGNTPLEAFIGVADKLGWKTGVDFLQIVDAAEDVVRPAMPEECTLNRMTLMMGYAGVYSSFLKHAGNAAERYDVSGAKILLEAGRRKLIGGQEDQLIDIALMLKAKDDANA, from the coding sequence ATGACTGCCGCTCCCGTGTCCGGCGTCGATGCCTCGGTCGACGCGCTCGCCCGTACGTGGTCACAGACCGACCCCTCGAGCGACCTCGACCTCCGCCTGACCGACACCTGCCTCCGCGACGGCTCGCACCACAAGCGCCACCAGTTCGTGCCGCAGGAGGTGCGCGACATCGTCGGCGCCCTCGACGAGGCCGGCATCCCGGTGATCGAGGTGACACACGGCGACGGCCTGGGTGGCTCGTCGTTCAACTACGGGTTCTCCGCGACCCCCGAGCAGGAGCTCATCAAGCTCGCCGCCGAGACCGCGAAGCGCGCCCGCATCGCGTTCCTCATGCTGCCGGGCGTCGGCACCAAGGACGACATCCGCGCCGCCCAGGACAACGGCGGGCAGATCTGCCGCATCGCCACGCACTGCACCGAGGCGGACACGTCGGGGCAGCACTTCGGCCTGGCCCGCGAGCTCGGGCTGGAGACCGTCGGCTTCCTCATGATGAGCCACACCCAGTCGCCCGAGGTGCTCGCCAAGCAGGCCCGCATCATGGTCGACGCCGGCTGCCAGTGCGTCTACGTCGTGGACTCCGCAGGTGCCCTGGTCATGGAGGGTGTCGCCGACCGGGTGTCCGCGCTCGTCGCCGAGATCGGCAACGAAGCCACGATCGGGTTCCACGGTCACGAGAACCTCGGCCTCGGGGTCGCCAACACCGTCATCGCCGCCCGCGCCGGGGCGACCCAGATCGACGGGTCCGTACGCCGCTTCGGCGCCGGTGCCGGCAACACGCCGCTCGAGGCGTTCATCGGCGTCGCCGACAAGCTCGGCTGGAAGACCGGCGTCGACTTCCTCCAGATCGTCGATGCCGCCGAAGATGTCGTACGTCCGGCGATGCCCGAGGAGTGCACGCTCAACCGGATGACGCTGATGATGGGCTACGCCGGGGTCTACTCCTCGTTCCTCAAGCACGCGGGCAACGCCGCCGAGCGCTACGACGTCTCGGGCGCGAAGATCCTGCTCGAGGCCGGGCGCCGCAAGCTGATCGGCGGCCAGGAGGACCAGCTCATCGACATCGCCCTGATGCTCAAGGCGAAGGACGACGCCAACGCGTAG
- a CDS encoding NAD(P)/FAD-dependent oxidoreductase, with protein MKRTRVVVAGLGDSGLLTAIHLSRHADVVGISTRPGLVSGKELGTRLTQPDEWVRDNWISFDRYRRLDRVRTVHGTLTGVDLDARHVQVTGADGTESVEPYDVLVISTGVTNGFWRPPGLLSADEVATSLAADHARLASAGSIAVIGGGPAAVSSALNAAVTWPDAQVDLFFPGDRPLPHYHPRAARTLQQRLSELGVGVHPGHRAVVPDGFDCDRITDEPVAWSTGQPPHTADAVLWTIGRVRPNTEWLPTSLLDDHGFVAVEPSLRVPGHHGVFAIGDVAATDPLRTSARNRADKLLARNIRAELKGRPLRDYKPRRGQWGSVVGVQPNGLEVFAPNGRAYRFPAWTIRGLLQGLIVRRGIYRGVRDS; from the coding sequence ATGAAACGTACGCGGGTCGTCGTCGCGGGGCTCGGCGACAGCGGGCTCCTCACCGCGATCCACCTCTCGAGGCACGCCGACGTCGTCGGGATCTCGACGCGACCGGGCCTCGTCAGCGGCAAGGAGCTCGGCACGCGTCTGACGCAGCCGGACGAGTGGGTGCGCGACAACTGGATCTCGTTCGACCGCTATCGCCGCCTCGATCGCGTGCGTACGGTGCACGGCACACTGACCGGCGTCGATCTCGATGCGCGCCACGTGCAGGTGACCGGCGCCGACGGGACCGAGTCGGTGGAGCCGTACGACGTGCTGGTGATCTCGACCGGGGTGACCAACGGGTTCTGGCGGCCCCCCGGCCTGCTGTCGGCCGACGAGGTTGCCACCTCGCTGGCGGCCGACCACGCGCGGCTCGCATCGGCAGGGTCGATCGCCGTGATCGGCGGTGGGCCGGCGGCAGTCAGCAGCGCGCTCAACGCCGCGGTGACCTGGCCTGACGCGCAGGTCGACCTGTTCTTCCCCGGTGACCGGCCGCTCCCCCACTACCACCCAAGGGCGGCGCGTACGTTGCAGCAACGGCTCAGCGAGCTCGGCGTCGGCGTGCACCCGGGACACCGTGCCGTCGTGCCGGACGGGTTCGACTGTGACCGGATCACCGACGAGCCGGTCGCCTGGAGCACCGGGCAGCCGCCGCACACCGCCGACGCGGTGCTCTGGACGATCGGCCGGGTGCGTCCCAACACGGAGTGGCTGCCGACGTCACTGCTCGACGACCACGGCTTCGTCGCCGTCGAGCCGAGCTTGCGGGTGCCGGGCCACCACGGCGTGTTCGCGATCGGCGACGTGGCGGCGACGGATCCGCTGCGTACGTCCGCCCGCAACCGCGCCGACAAGCTGCTGGCGCGCAACATCCGCGCCGAGCTCAAGGGCAGGCCGCTGCGCGACTACAAGCCCCGGCGGGGCCAGTGGGGATCTGTCGTCGGGGTCCAGCCCAACGGCCTCGAGGTGTTCGCACCCAACGGTCGCGCGTACCGGTTCCCGGCCTGGACGATCCGCGGCCTGCTCCAGGGCCTGATCGTCCGCCGTGGCATCTACCGAGGCGTACGCGACTCCTAG
- a CDS encoding NAD(P)/FAD-dependent oxidoreductase has translation MTLGRTAVVMGGSVAGLCAAGAVAPYVDRVVVLERDDLPADAQHRRGVPQSKHPHFLLNSGRRAVNALFPGFEEDLVAAGGLHLTASMDTAYLEGPGWTPRKQGALDMVYGSRILIERVLRDHVRQLANVTIREGTSVNGIDTADGRVTGVGFSGPEGDEQIAADLVVDAMGRGSSVADWLVAAGWPEVPVKTLDAKVTYVSRWYDLPSPEERSPSWWWQHMVIMPTQDKGEHPPEHEFLVNFFPMEGNRSIACMGSWGIDMPRTVEDFTASAARLRTPQFAAAMAASTPTSEVHLTRSTGNKWRRYDLLPTPPQGIAFVGDAICGFNPFYGQGMSAAAMSAVLLRDALASTTAVDQAFAKRLLAAQRKNLKVAWGMAMARDRGYECATGTETVPAWQRKLLASMTWPMFNLITGASREYPVVDEHFARVFNLDESIGAMMRNPKVLWAMLRFKVRAKLGRLTFPYGFDSQLEPPGTDWTPGAQPREGVVA, from the coding sequence GTGACCCTCGGGCGTACCGCCGTCGTGATGGGCGGCAGCGTCGCAGGGCTGTGTGCCGCGGGAGCCGTGGCACCGTACGTCGACCGCGTCGTCGTCCTCGAGCGTGACGACCTGCCCGCCGATGCCCAGCATCGTCGCGGCGTGCCGCAGAGCAAGCATCCGCACTTCCTGCTCAACTCGGGACGTCGCGCGGTCAACGCGCTGTTCCCCGGGTTCGAGGAGGACCTCGTGGCCGCCGGCGGCCTGCACCTGACGGCGTCGATGGACACCGCGTACCTCGAGGGCCCGGGCTGGACGCCGCGCAAGCAGGGCGCGCTCGACATGGTCTACGGCTCGCGCATCCTCATCGAGCGGGTCCTGCGCGACCACGTGCGGCAGCTCGCGAATGTCACGATCCGCGAGGGTACGTCGGTCAACGGCATCGACACGGCCGACGGGCGAGTGACCGGCGTAGGTTTCAGCGGGCCAGAGGGTGACGAGCAGATCGCCGCCGACCTCGTCGTCGACGCGATGGGCCGTGGCTCGTCGGTCGCGGACTGGCTCGTCGCCGCCGGCTGGCCCGAGGTGCCGGTCAAGACGCTCGACGCCAAGGTCACGTACGTGTCGCGGTGGTACGACCTGCCGTCCCCGGAGGAGCGTTCGCCGAGCTGGTGGTGGCAGCACATGGTGATCATGCCGACGCAGGACAAGGGCGAGCACCCGCCCGAGCACGAGTTCCTCGTCAACTTCTTCCCCATGGAGGGCAACCGCTCGATCGCCTGCATGGGTTCGTGGGGCATCGACATGCCGCGCACGGTCGAGGACTTCACGGCATCCGCCGCACGCCTCCGGACCCCGCAGTTCGCCGCCGCGATGGCCGCGTCGACCCCGACGTCCGAGGTGCACCTGACCCGTTCGACGGGCAACAAGTGGCGGCGCTACGACCTGCTCCCCACACCGCCCCAGGGCATCGCGTTCGTCGGCGACGCGATCTGCGGGTTCAACCCGTTCTACGGCCAGGGCATGAGCGCCGCCGCGATGTCCGCGGTGCTGCTGCGGGATGCGCTGGCGTCGACGACCGCGGTCGACCAGGCGTTCGCGAAGCGCCTGCTGGCTGCGCAGCGCAAGAACCTCAAGGTCGCCTGGGGCATGGCGATGGCCCGAGATCGTGGCTACGAGTGCGCGACGGGCACCGAGACCGTACCGGCGTGGCAGCGCAAGCTCCTCGCATCGATGACCTGGCCGATGTTCAACCTCATCACCGGGGCATCGCGGGAGTATCCCGTCGTCGACGAGCACTTCGCCCGCGTCTTCAACCTCGACGAGTCGATCGGCGCGATGATGCGCAACCCCAAGGTCTTGTGGGCGATGCTGCGGTTCAAGGTCCGGGCCAAGCTCGGCCGGCTCACGTTCCCGTACGGCTTCGACTCCCAGCTCGAGCCTCCGGGCACCGACTGGACGCCTGGCGCCCAGCCGCGCGAAGGCGTCGTGGCGTGA
- a CDS encoding RCC1 domain-containing protein, with translation MKTILRIVAAMLLISGLSLAGQASAQPSPPTWLSISPGIYHTCAISTDHALYCWGFNIYGQLGDGTTNDQHVPTRIGTSKDWSSVDVGDYHTCALQQSGSIFCWGLNANRQLGIGEQSPNQVTTPTMVGHSTHWTSVTTGSYHTCARHSSGSIYCWGLNSYGQLGNGYPKGVGTPRKVGSSTSWLSVSSNVSSNHTCAVHMSGALYCWGANLWGQLGDGTTVDRYAPRKVGSSMGWTSVRLGDLSTCARHRTGGLYCWGNGAYGQLGTGRTSDHHRPARVGTSTSWSGVTAGGKHACARRTSGTTYCWGANFYGELGLGTTTGESTPRRVGTSSGWSYVNGGSLSTCGIDSSGRGYCWGFNGYGQLGDGTTTDRSTPARINAVGT, from the coding sequence ATGAAGACCATCCTGCGCATCGTCGCAGCCATGCTGCTGATCAGCGGGCTGTCGCTCGCCGGCCAGGCCAGCGCCCAGCCGAGCCCGCCGACGTGGTTGTCGATCTCGCCCGGGATCTATCACACGTGCGCGATCAGTACCGACCATGCGCTCTACTGCTGGGGCTTCAACATCTACGGCCAGCTCGGCGACGGCACGACGAACGATCAGCACGTGCCGACCCGGATCGGGACGTCCAAGGACTGGTCCAGCGTCGATGTCGGCGACTACCACACCTGTGCTCTGCAGCAGTCCGGATCGATCTTCTGCTGGGGTCTCAATGCCAATCGCCAGCTCGGCATCGGGGAACAGTCCCCCAACCAGGTCACCACTCCGACCATGGTGGGTCATTCGACCCACTGGACCAGTGTGACCACCGGCAGCTATCACACGTGCGCCCGTCACTCCAGCGGCTCGATCTACTGCTGGGGCCTGAACAGCTACGGGCAGCTGGGAAACGGCTATCCCAAAGGCGTCGGCACTCCCCGAAAGGTCGGTTCCTCGACGAGCTGGCTGTCCGTCAGCAGCAACGTCAGCAGCAACCACACCTGCGCCGTCCACATGTCCGGGGCGCTCTACTGCTGGGGCGCCAACCTGTGGGGACAGCTCGGTGATGGCACGACGGTCGACCGCTACGCGCCGCGGAAGGTCGGCTCCTCCATGGGCTGGACCTCGGTGCGCCTCGGTGATCTGTCCACGTGCGCCCGGCACAGGACAGGCGGCCTGTACTGCTGGGGCAACGGTGCGTACGGACAGCTGGGAACCGGCAGAACGAGCGATCACCACCGGCCCGCACGTGTCGGCACCTCCACGAGCTGGAGCGGGGTCACCGCCGGCGGGAAGCACGCCTGCGCGCGTCGAACGTCGGGAACGACCTACTGCTGGGGCGCCAACTTCTACGGCGAGCTCGGACTGGGCACCACCACCGGCGAGAGCACGCCAAGGCGGGTGGGCACCTCCAGCGGCTGGTCGTACGTCAACGGCGGCTCGCTCTCCACGTGCGGCATCGACTCGAGCGGCCGCGGCTACTGCTGGGGCTTCAACGGGTACGGGCAGCTCGGCGACGGCACCACGACTGACCGATCGACTCCTGCGCGGATCAATGCGGTCGGAACATGA
- the hsaA gene encoding 3-hydroxy-9,10-secoandrosta-1,3,5(10)-triene-9,17-dione monooxygenase oxygenase subunit, with translation MTQAVLDAVRDLLPAFRERADETERLRQVPDASVKELEETGFFRLLQPKRFDGLEGDPIDFYTAVSLIASACGSTGWISSVLGVHPWQIALFHDDAQQAVWGQDTSTRLSSSYAPTGKATVTDGGYLLQGRWSFSSGSAHATWVLLGGLVSNDEGQIVDFKTFLVPREKYEVVDVWNVVGLSGTGSNDIVVEETFVPDEFTLSMGDTGRCKGPGQEQNPGDLYKLPFHSLFTTTISTPIIGMARGAYAEHVDMQQKRVRAAYAGEKASSDPFAAVRIARAGSEIDAAWALTMANIREEQALVAKGEKIPISLRLKVRRDQVLGTQRAIDAIDELFEASGGRALAQGTYLQRAWRDAHAGRVHAANDPERALQMYGMAEFGHKVDPGMY, from the coding sequence ATGACCCAGGCTGTGCTGGACGCCGTACGCGACCTACTTCCGGCGTTTCGCGAGCGCGCCGACGAGACCGAGCGCTTGCGGCAGGTGCCCGACGCATCGGTCAAGGAGCTGGAGGAGACCGGGTTCTTCCGGCTGCTGCAGCCCAAGCGCTTCGACGGGCTCGAGGGCGATCCGATCGACTTCTACACCGCGGTCAGCCTCATCGCCTCGGCGTGCGGCTCGACGGGCTGGATCTCGTCGGTCCTCGGCGTCCACCCGTGGCAGATCGCGCTGTTCCACGACGACGCGCAGCAGGCCGTGTGGGGTCAGGACACCTCGACCCGCCTGAGCTCGTCGTACGCCCCGACCGGCAAGGCGACGGTCACCGACGGTGGCTACCTGCTGCAGGGCCGGTGGAGCTTCTCGTCCGGCTCGGCGCACGCGACGTGGGTGCTGCTCGGCGGGCTGGTCTCCAACGACGAGGGCCAGATCGTCGACTTCAAGACGTTCCTCGTGCCGCGCGAGAAGTACGAGGTCGTCGACGTCTGGAACGTCGTCGGCCTCTCCGGCACCGGGTCCAACGACATCGTGGTCGAGGAGACGTTCGTCCCTGACGAGTTCACCCTCTCGATGGGCGACACCGGTCGCTGCAAGGGTCCCGGCCAGGAGCAGAACCCCGGCGACCTCTACAAGCTGCCCTTCCACTCCCTGTTCACCACCACGATCAGCACGCCGATCATCGGCATGGCCCGTGGTGCGTACGCCGAGCACGTCGACATGCAGCAGAAGCGGGTGCGTGCCGCGTACGCCGGCGAGAAGGCGTCGTCCGATCCGTTCGCCGCGGTCCGCATCGCGCGTGCCGGCAGCGAGATCGACGCCGCGTGGGCCCTGACGATGGCCAACATCCGCGAGGAGCAGGCCCTGGTCGCCAAGGGCGAGAAGATCCCGATCTCGCTGCGCCTCAAGGTCCGCCGCGACCAGGTGCTCGGCACCCAGCGGGCGATCGACGCGATCGACGAGCTCTTCGAGGCGTCGGGCGGCCGTGCGCTGGCCCAGGGCACCTACCTCCAGCGGGCCTGGCGCGATGCTCACGCCGGGCGCGTGCACGCCGCGAACGATCCCGAGCGCGCGCTGCAGATGTACGGCATGGCGGAGTTCGGTCACAAGGTCGACCCGGGAATGTACTGA
- the hsaD gene encoding 4,5:9,10-diseco-3-hydroxy-5,9,17-trioxoandrosta-1(10),2-diene-4-oate hydrolase, whose amino-acid sequence MPGLDRESTRRSAKAGDLTLNYYEAGEPTGVGGGLPLVMLHGGGPGASAWSNFGSALPGFAEDFRTLLIDQPGFGQSDKPPVVGNYFRFAAEAVKDLLDELGIERIHLLGNSLGGGTAARFALLYPERVGRLVLMGPGGLNLSLFHADPTEGVKRLMEFGAAPTAESMRAFISTMVVNQDLVTDELVAERLADATAPGAQEAMLSMGMSFWNPDTYEDGLIWRDAHLMKRPTLLTWGREDRVNPLDGAFVALKMIPKASLHVFPNCGHWAQIEVAEEFRQVCTAYLAQHVERKKS is encoded by the coding sequence ATGCCAGGCCTTGATCGCGAGTCGACTCGGCGGTCCGCCAAGGCCGGCGACCTGACCCTCAACTACTACGAGGCCGGTGAGCCCACCGGCGTCGGTGGCGGGCTGCCGCTCGTCATGCTCCACGGCGGCGGTCCCGGTGCCTCGGCGTGGTCCAACTTCGGCTCGGCGTTGCCCGGCTTCGCCGAGGACTTCCGTACGCTCCTGATCGACCAGCCCGGCTTCGGGCAGAGCGACAAGCCGCCGGTCGTCGGCAACTACTTCCGGTTCGCCGCCGAGGCGGTCAAGGACCTGCTCGACGAGCTCGGCATCGAGCGCATCCACCTGCTCGGCAACAGCCTGGGTGGCGGCACCGCGGCGCGGTTCGCCCTGCTCTACCCGGAGCGCGTCGGCCGGCTCGTGCTGATGGGCCCCGGCGGTCTCAACCTCAGCCTGTTCCACGCCGACCCGACCGAGGGGGTCAAGCGGCTCATGGAGTTCGGTGCCGCGCCGACCGCCGAGTCGATGCGTGCGTTCATCTCCACGATGGTCGTCAACCAGGACCTCGTCACCGACGAGCTGGTCGCCGAGCGCCTGGCCGACGCCACGGCGCCGGGTGCCCAGGAGGCGATGCTGTCGATGGGCATGTCGTTCTGGAACCCCGACACGTACGAGGACGGGCTCATCTGGCGCGACGCGCACCTGATGAAGCGGCCGACGCTGCTGACGTGGGGCCGCGAGGACCGGGTCAACCCGCTCGACGGCGCGTTCGTGGCGCTCAAGATGATCCCCAAGGCGTCGCTCCACGTGTTTCCCAACTGCGGGCACTGGGCACAGATCGAGGTGGCCGAGGAGTTCCGGCAGGTCTGCACGGCCTACCTCGCCCAGCATGTCGAAAGGAAGAAGTCATGA
- a CDS encoding isocitrate lyase/phosphoenolpyruvate mutase family protein → MTNDRAAIFLALHQPGAGFVLPNAWDGGSARILEQVGFAAIATTSAGIAFSLGRADAHMTGSEMLDCIATIVEAVDCPVTADLESGYGATPDHVADTVTRALEIGVVGGNLEDAIEPGELIPVEAGRERVEAARSSAPKGSFVLNARTDTYMTKHPDAFAETIRRAEQYVAAGADCIFVPGVSDADEIGRLTAEIDAPVNVVAGLVEPVLDAATLRELGVARISIGGTLTRAALTLVQNAGREMLERGTFSFADGAIPYGEFQQRFS, encoded by the coding sequence ATGACCAACGACCGGGCCGCCATCTTCCTCGCCCTGCACCAGCCCGGAGCCGGCTTCGTGCTGCCGAACGCGTGGGACGGCGGATCGGCGCGCATCCTCGAGCAGGTCGGGTTCGCCGCGATCGCCACGACCAGCGCGGGCATCGCCTTCAGCCTCGGGCGCGCGGACGCGCACATGACCGGGTCGGAGATGCTGGACTGCATCGCGACGATCGTCGAAGCGGTCGATTGCCCGGTGACCGCCGACCTCGAGTCCGGATACGGCGCCACGCCCGATCATGTCGCCGACACCGTCACGCGAGCCCTCGAGATCGGCGTCGTCGGTGGCAACCTCGAGGACGCGATCGAGCCCGGCGAGCTGATCCCGGTCGAGGCCGGTCGCGAACGCGTCGAGGCGGCACGCAGCAGCGCGCCCAAGGGCTCGTTCGTGCTGAACGCGCGCACCGACACGTACATGACCAAGCACCCCGACGCGTTCGCGGAGACGATCCGGAGGGCCGAGCAATACGTCGCGGCCGGAGCCGACTGCATCTTCGTGCCGGGTGTCAGCGACGCCGACGAGATCGGCAGGCTGACCGCCGAGATCGACGCCCCGGTCAACGTCGTCGCCGGTCTGGTCGAGCCCGTGCTCGACGCGGCCACCCTGCGCGAGCTGGGCGTCGCCCGGATCAGCATCGGCGGGACGCTGACGCGCGCGGCACTCACCCTCGTCCAGAACGCCGGCCGGGAGATGCTCGAGCGCGGCACGTTCAGCTTCGCCGACGGCGCGATCCCCTACGGCGAGTTCCAGCAGCGATTCAGCTAG
- a CDS encoding hotdog fold thioesterase, with protein sequence MTIWHTEPSLELANTYSTDSVIGHLGIEFTEVGPEHLTAWMPVDARTLQPAGVLHGGASVVLAETLASWAATFVVDPDLAYCVGMEINANHIRPVRMGTVTGVARPVALGRRSQVWEIRITDENGKLACISRCTMAVIQR encoded by the coding sequence ATGACGATCTGGCACACCGAGCCCTCGCTCGAGCTCGCGAACACGTACAGCACCGACAGCGTGATCGGGCATCTGGGGATCGAGTTTACCGAGGTCGGGCCTGAGCACCTGACGGCGTGGATGCCGGTCGACGCGCGGACCCTCCAGCCGGCCGGGGTGCTGCACGGCGGCGCCTCCGTCGTGCTCGCCGAGACGCTCGCGAGCTGGGCGGCCACGTTCGTGGTCGACCCGGATCTGGCCTATTGCGTCGGGATGGAGATCAACGCCAACCACATCCGCCCGGTCAGGATGGGAACCGTGACCGGGGTCGCCCGCCCGGTCGCGCTCGGTCGGCGGTCTCAGGTGTGGGAGATCAGGATCACCGACGAGAACGGCAAGCTGGCGTGCATCTCGCGCTGCACGATGGCCGTCATCCAGCGCTGA
- a CDS encoding flavin reductase family protein: MTDADLPEGMSPDAAVTWPSRELIDSYLGGHDEMFAWRPGEVVHIDGEAAQAAARTYRDVLGQYASGVTVVTTLMGDVPVGMTCQSFTSVSLDPPLVAFLPMKTSRAFAAIRMTRQFCVNFLAAEQAEVSNGFASRDEDKFAGVDWEPTDSGMPRLKGIVGWVDCVVQDVHEAGDHYLVIGRVEDLGHGDGDKPLLFHRGRYRTAESGE; encoded by the coding sequence ATGACCGACGCGGACCTGCCCGAGGGCATGAGCCCGGACGCCGCGGTGACCTGGCCGTCCCGTGAGCTGATCGACTCCTACCTCGGCGGCCACGACGAGATGTTCGCGTGGCGGCCCGGCGAGGTCGTCCACATCGACGGCGAGGCGGCGCAGGCGGCTGCGCGTACGTACCGTGACGTGCTCGGCCAGTACGCCAGCGGTGTCACGGTCGTCACGACGCTGATGGGCGACGTGCCGGTCGGCATGACGTGCCAGTCGTTCACGAGCGTGTCGCTCGACCCGCCGCTGGTCGCGTTCCTGCCGATGAAGACGTCGCGGGCGTTCGCCGCGATCCGCATGACGCGACAGTTCTGCGTCAACTTCCTGGCCGCCGAGCAGGCCGAGGTCTCCAACGGCTTCGCGTCGAGGGATGAGGACAAGTTCGCCGGGGTCGACTGGGAGCCGACGGACTCCGGCATGCCGCGGCTCAAGGGCATCGTCGGGTGGGTCGACTGCGTCGTCCAGGACGTGCACGAGGCCGGCGACCACTACCTCGTGATCGGTCGCGTCGAGGACCTCGGTCACGGCGACGGCGACAAGCCGCTGCTGTTCCACCGTGGCCGCTACCGCACCGCGGAGAGCGGCGAGTGA
- the hsaC gene encoding iron-dependent extradiol dioxygenase HsaC — protein MTIDIRSMGYARVASTDLDAWRHFGSKVLGLAEGRGTTDGNLYFRIDEVSARLVVFPSDEDRLDCVGWELADHDALQGAREHLTKAGVDFTEGTAEELAERRVQELIRFADPFDNVFELFHGITYESRPVVTPYAAKFVTGEQGMGHVVIPVDDDVEALRFYRDVLGFRLRDSMSMPGEFVGKEPGSKVWLRFLGVNPRHHSLAFLPMPNPSRCVHLMLEVEKLDDVGRALERVRKHKAPLSATLGRHMNDEMVSFYVKSPGGFDIEFGCEGLTVNDERWVARESTAVSYWGHAFGQSG, from the coding sequence ATGACGATCGACATCCGCTCGATGGGTTACGCCCGGGTCGCGTCCACCGACCTTGATGCGTGGCGGCACTTCGGGTCCAAGGTCTTGGGCCTCGCCGAGGGCCGCGGCACGACCGACGGCAACCTCTACTTCCGCATCGACGAGGTCTCGGCCCGGCTCGTGGTCTTCCCGTCCGACGAGGACCGGCTCGACTGCGTCGGCTGGGAGCTCGCCGACCACGACGCGCTGCAGGGTGCCCGTGAGCACCTGACCAAGGCCGGCGTCGACTTCACCGAAGGCACCGCCGAGGAGCTGGCGGAGCGCCGGGTCCAGGAGCTGATCCGCTTCGCCGACCCGTTCGACAACGTCTTCGAGCTGTTCCACGGCATCACCTACGAGTCGCGGCCCGTCGTCACCCCGTACGCCGCGAAGTTCGTCACCGGCGAGCAGGGCATGGGCCACGTCGTGATCCCCGTCGACGACGACGTCGAGGCGCTGCGCTTCTATCGCGACGTGCTGGGCTTCCGGCTGCGCGACTCGATGTCGATGCCCGGCGAGTTCGTGGGCAAGGAGCCGGGCTCCAAGGTCTGGCTCCGCTTCCTCGGCGTCAACCCGCGACACCACTCGCTGGCGTTCCTCCCGATGCCCAACCCCAGCCGCTGCGTCCACCTCATGCTCGAGGTCGAGAAGCTCGACGACGTGGGCCGCGCACTGGAGCGCGTACGCAAGCACAAGGCGCCGCTCTCGGCGACCCTCGGCCGGCACATGAACGACGAGATGGTGTCGTTCTACGTCAAGTCGCCCGGTGGCTTCGACATCGAGTTCGGCTGCGAGGGCCTGACGGTCAACGACGAGCGCTGGGTCGCTCGCGAGTCGACCGCGGTGTCCTACTGGGGCCACGCCTTCGGTCAGTCCGGCTAG